The following proteins are encoded in a genomic region of Tissierellales bacterium:
- a CDS encoding YerC/YecD family TrpR-related protein, with protein MSYESRIKSDQLDCLFEAILKLENMDECYRFFEDICTIKELESISQRLEVAKLLRMNKTYNEIEKKTGASTATISRINRSLNYGADGYSIVFDRLGYAEVEKE; from the coding sequence GTGAGCTATGAATCAAGAATAAAAAGTGACCAACTAGACTGCTTGTTTGAGGCAATACTTAAATTAGAAAACATGGATGAGTGCTATAGGTTTTTTGAAGACATTTGTACTATAAAAGAACTAGAATCTATATCTCAAAGGCTTGAAGTAGCAAAATTATTAAGAATGAACAAAACATATAATGAAATAGAAAAGAAGACTGGGGCAAGTACTGCTACAATTAGTAGGATAAATAGATCTTTAAACTATGGAGCTGATGGCTATAGTATAGTATTTGATAGATTAGGCTATGCAGAAGTAGAAAAAGAATAA
- the ftcD gene encoding glutamate formimidoyltransferase translates to FSEGRRKDVIEAVVDEVRNKEGVTLVSYEPEHDFNRTVVTVIGEPEPLKEALINMAGKSYELINMEEQEGTHPRIGSQDTIPIFPFKNITLEECVELADEIGNELFEKYKKPVYFSAENAKTEDKKSISFIRKGQYEGLKALLEDSNHPDYEKRKPDLSVDGKLDPHTGATIVSAETEGLTAYNVFLDTEDVGIAKAIAKAVRGPSGGFSTVRAVGIKFPERDGVVVSMNMFDCGKTPLYRTYELVKQEAARYGIRVTGSELVGPIKLDYIVNSLEFYLGLEGFRREQILETHLMD, encoded by the coding sequence TTCAGTGAAGGCAGAAGAAAAGATGTAATTGAAGCTGTAGTAGATGAAGTTAGAAATAAAGAAGGGGTTACACTAGTAAGTTACGAACCTGAACATGATTTTAACAGGACTGTTGTTACTGTAATTGGTGAACCAGAACCATTAAAAGAAGCATTAATAAATATGGCTGGTAAATCCTATGAACTAATAAATATGGAAGAACAAGAAGGTACTCATCCAAGAATAGGTTCTCAGGATACTATACCAATATTTCCTTTTAAAAATATAACCCTTGAAGAATGTGTAGAATTGGCAGATGAAATAGGAAATGAATTATTTGAAAAGTATAAAAAGCCTGTATACTTTTCGGCAGAAAATGCCAAAACTGAAGATAAAAAAAGTATTTCCTTTATAAGAAAAGGACAATATGAAGGTTTGAAAGCATTACTTGAGGATTCAAACCATCCTGATTATGAGAAAAGAAAACCAGATTTAAGTGTTGATGGGAAGTTAGATCCGCATACTGGAGCAACGATAGTAAGTGCTGAAACAGAAGGATTAACAGCTTATAATGTATTCTTAGACACAGAAGATGTGGGAATTGCTAAAGCAATTGCTAAAGCAGTAAGAGGACCAAGTGGGGGTTTTTCAACTGTTAGAGCAGTAGGTATAAAGTTCCCAGAAAGAGATGGAGTAGTAGTGTCAATGAATATGTTCGACTGTGGAAAGACTCCATTGTATAGAACTTATGAGTTAGTAAAACAAGAAGCAGCCCGATATGGAATACGAGTTACTGGTTCAGAGTTGGTAGGTCCTATAAAATTGGATTACATAGTTAACTCTTTAGAATTTTATCTAGGACTTGAAGGCTTTAGACGAGAACAAATATTAGAGACTCATTTGATGGATTAG
- a CDS encoding formate--tetrahydrofolate ligase: MKTDVQIAQEAKMLHIKEVAEKIGLSEEELELYGDHKAKVSLDVLEELKDKPDGKLILVTAINPTPAGEGKTTVNIGLSMGLNKIGKTAITTIREPSLGPSFGIKGGAAGGGYAQVVPMEDINLHFTGDFHAVTTAHNLLSAAIDNHIHHGNKLNIDPREIVWKRVLDMNDRALRNIVVGLGGRTNGVPREDGFDITVASEIMAILGLSNDLEDLKDRVGSILVAYNYDGEPVFARDLEVDGAMTLLLKDAIKPNLVQTLENTPAFVHGGPFANIAHGCNTILATKMAMKLSEYTITEAGFGADLGAEKFFNIKCKYADIKPDAAVIVATIRALKHHGGVGKNELSNENLEALEKGFGNLEKHIENVKKFGVPAIVSINKFPTDTDKEIELVIEKCKELGVEAVLTEVWGKGGDGAIDLANKVVEVVEGTPSNFELLYDSNASIKEKIETIAKEVYGAEGVEFTKKCEKQIKKIEENGLDKMPICMAKTQYSLSDDPSLLARPEGFKVTVREIKASAGAKFLVALTGNIMTMPGLPKVPAANKMDILEDGTIIGLF, encoded by the coding sequence GTGAAAACAGATGTTCAGATTGCTCAAGAAGCTAAAATGCTACATATTAAAGAAGTAGCTGAGAAAATTGGTCTATCAGAGGAAGAATTAGAACTTTATGGTGATCACAAGGCAAAGGTTTCTTTAGATGTATTAGAGGAATTGAAGGATAAACCTGATGGAAAGTTAATTTTAGTTACTGCAATTAATCCAACGCCAGCTGGCGAAGGGAAAACAACGGTAAATATTGGTTTAAGTATGGGGCTTAATAAAATTGGTAAAACAGCCATTACAACAATAAGAGAACCTTCCTTAGGACCAAGTTTTGGTATAAAAGGAGGGGCAGCCGGTGGAGGATATGCACAAGTAGTTCCTATGGAAGATATCAATCTTCATTTTACAGGTGATTTCCATGCCGTAACTACTGCTCATAATTTACTTTCAGCAGCAATTGATAACCATATTCATCATGGTAATAAGCTAAATATTGATCCAAGAGAAATTGTTTGGAAAAGAGTATTGGATATGAATGATAGAGCTTTAAGAAATATCGTTGTAGGTCTTGGTGGAAGAACTAATGGAGTTCCAAGAGAAGATGGTTTTGATATAACTGTAGCTTCAGAAATAATGGCTATATTAGGACTGTCAAATGATTTAGAAGACTTAAAAGATAGAGTAGGAAGTATTCTTGTAGCTTATAATTATGATGGAGAACCTGTTTTTGCAAGAGATTTAGAAGTTGATGGAGCTATGACACTTTTATTAAAAGATGCAATTAAACCTAATTTGGTTCAAACTTTAGAAAACACACCAGCTTTTGTTCATGGAGGACCATTTGCAAATATTGCCCATGGATGTAATACAATTCTAGCTACTAAAATGGCTATGAAATTATCAGAATATACAATTACAGAAGCAGGATTTGGTGCAGATTTAGGGGCAGAAAAATTCTTTAATATTAAATGTAAATATGCAGATATAAAACCAGATGCTGCTGTAATAGTTGCTACTATTAGAGCACTTAAACATCATGGTGGAGTAGGAAAAAATGAATTAAGTAATGAGAATTTAGAAGCTTTAGAAAAAGGTTTTGGAAACTTAGAAAAGCATATAGAAAATGTTAAGAAGTTTGGTGTACCAGCAATAGTATCAATAAACAAGTTCCCAACTGATACGGATAAAGAAATTGAACTTGTCATTGAAAAGTGTAAAGAATTAGGTGTTGAAGCAGTTTTAACAGAAGTATGGGGTAAAGGTGGAGATGGTGCTATAGATTTAGCTAATAAGGTAGTAGAAGTTGTAGAAGGCACTCCATCTAACTTTGAACTTTTATATGATTCAAATGCCTCCATTAAAGAAAAGATAGAAACAATAGCTAAAGAGGTATATGGTGCCGAAGGTGTAGAATTTACTAAGAAATGCGAAAAACAAATTAAGAAGATAGAAGAAAATGGTTTAGATAAAATGCCTATCTGTATGGCAAAAACTCAATATTCACTTTCTGATGATCCAAGTCTTTTAGCTAGACCTGAGGGATTTAAGGTAACAGTTAGAGAAATAAAAGCTTCAGCTGGTGCTAAATTCTTAGTAGCACTAACTGGAAATATAATGACTATGCCAGGATTACCAAAAGTACCTGCAGCTAATAAAATGGATATACTTGAAGATGGAACTATAATAGGATTATTTTAA
- a CDS encoding class A sortase: MKKTVRRIISIVLIIVGVFLLMTPFITDIIIKYQSKKLSKDNLTAEDIEKNNKAEVEFDFSSIEDVDINTAMNVVIEPDESLIVGELEIPDLNIHLPILKGLTNSNLLAGAGTMKPEQIMGQGNYPLAGHIMKNKDLLFGSLMDIEVGNIVTITDKKNVYKYKIYDTVVVPDTAMEMLSDEEAEKRGKPIISLMTCYYSSKTGKRFFALGELYEEWVPKGRFEISLQ; encoded by the coding sequence TTGAAAAAAACAGTGAGAAGAATAATATCTATAGTATTAATTATTGTAGGGGTTTTTCTATTAATGACTCCTTTTATTACTGATATTATAATTAAATATCAATCTAAAAAACTTTCTAAAGATAATTTAACAGCAGAAGACATAGAGAAAAATAATAAAGCAGAAGTAGAATTTGATTTTTCTAGTATAGAAGATGTGGATATAAATACTGCTATGAACGTAGTTATTGAACCTGATGAAAGTCTTATTGTAGGTGAACTAGAAATACCAGATTTAAATATTCACTTACCTATATTAAAAGGCCTAACAAATTCTAATCTTTTAGCAGGGGCTGGAACTATGAAACCAGAACAAATAATGGGCCAAGGTAATTATCCTCTAGCTGGCCATATTATGAAAAATAAGGATTTATTATTTGGCAGTCTTATGGATATAGAGGTAGGTAATATAGTCACTATAACAGATAAGAAAAATGTATATAAGTATAAGATATACGATACTGTTGTAGTTCCTGATACTGCAATGGAAATGCTTTCTGATGAAGAAGCAGAAAAAAGAGGGAAACCAATTATATCATTGATGACCTGTTATTATTCTTCTAAAACTGGAAAGAGATTTTTTGCATTGGGAGAATTGTATGAAGAATGGGTACCAAAAGGAAGATTTGAGATTTCCCTTCAATAG